A portion of the Osmerus mordax isolate fOsmMor3 chromosome 22, fOsmMor3.pri, whole genome shotgun sequence genome contains these proteins:
- the LOC136965882 gene encoding putative potassium channel regulatory protein → MVMSSHDLITINVGGQRFTTTAFTLRKHQDSRLARILDGKDPEHKLVNGQIFIDKDWTLFKFILEYLRAGQISLPAEFSDHDGLAREAEFYGLHVLVHGLSITPRSKIELLEIRFSVQESHGTFRVFCSSNRTLETLASRISVFVEHPNLRGNLPPQTQNSDTPVPVQRPSHHDLVFHCGTDHFARDDFSARFVTIKPDERKLLNSSNVLGLLVDTLLKEGFHLVSTRTISQDEKVECFTFERRQNTHIVLSNENHSRDDDLRSEAMMAQSKKTNRKK, encoded by the exons ATGGTCATGAGTTCTCACGATTTAATAACCATTAATGTTGGAGGTCAAAGATTCACTACCACTGCATTTACTCTCAGAAAGCACCAAGACTCAAGACTCGCACGCATACTGGATGGCAAAGACCCTGAACATAAGCTAGTGAATGGGCAGATATTCATAGATAAGGACTGGACTTTGTTTAAATTCATCCTGGAATACTTGAGAGCTGGCCAGATCTCTCTGCCGGCTGAGTTTAGTGACCACGATGGACTGGCACGGGAGGCGGAGTTCTACGGATTGCATGTGTTGGTGCACGGTCTTTCCATAACCCCGCGTTCCAAAATCGAACTCCTCGAAATCCGCTTCTCTGTTCAAGAGTCTCACGGAACCTTCCGAGTATTCTGCTCCAGCAACAGAACTCTGGAGACTTTGGCCTCTAGAATTTCCGTTTTTGTGGAACACCCCAACCTGAGAGGGAATCTTCCACCACAGACCCAGAATTCAGACACACCCGTGCCGGTTCAAAGGCCCTCTCATCATGACCTGGTCTTTCACTGTGGGACTGACCACTTTGCCAGGGATGACTTCTCAGCTAG ATTTGTGACCATAAAGCCGGACGAGAGAAAACTCCTGAACAGCAGCAACGTCCTGGGCCTGCTAGTGGACACCCTGCTGAAGGAAGGGTTTCATCTCGTCAGCACCAGGACCATCTCCCAAGACGAGAAGGTGGAGTGCTTCACATTCGAAAGACGCCAGAATACCCACATCGTCCTGTCCAATGAGAATCACAGCAGAGATGATGACCTCAGAAGTGAGGCAATGATGGCACAAAGCAAGAAGACCAACAGGAAGAAGTGA
- the cavin2b gene encoding caveolae-associated protein 2b, which produces MCEDSVQAERSSMVSTHQSQDLVVPSPEPDPPFPSHSFTPSGSGAANASSDHGAPGSPTIKEGSGPGMNPATVNSGPVNAITVLTLLDKLVNMLDTVQENQHKMEGRQAEMEGAVRGIQADMTKLSKSHTHTSNTVSKLLDKSRKVSVTMKEVRDRMERQAGQVKKLEANHAHLLKRNNFKVLIFQEENEIPSSVFVKEPVPFPHELEEGEGEESKGVVVDANRSQEEGLHTIDLSSDEDVGLEAENEEEGLEELHELSGEPLERSRADKFKRSSLKKVDSLKRAFSKQNIEKKMTKISTKIVSQEKRDKIKKTLSPNNQKSLFKVSPLTFSIRKRRESEGPHEAEAEGSAPSEGAVASIELSPVGSPDQDLTFTEVHSQLAPELQDEGNALEREEPGAAPESNGVPESEEIPESDIPKEELLVREEVREEVREEVSEAYALSATLPQEDSLSAPPCNQEEEEEEGQNEKEIVVEQKEEEQKEIEQEEEEKTEVELKEVEQKEEKEKESPVEEAQPESITS; this is translated from the exons ATGTGTGAAGACTCCGTCCAGGCAGAGAGAAGCAGCATGGTGAGCACGCACCAGAGCCAAGATCTCGTGGTCCCCAGCCCAGAGCCAGACCCACCCTTCCCCAGCCACAGCTTCACACCCTCGGGCAGCGGAGCAGCCAACGCTAGCTCCGACCATGGAGCTCCTGGAAGTCCCACCATCAAGGAGGGGTCCGGCCCTGGGATGAACCCAGCCACGGTCAACTCTGGCCCGGTCAACGCCATCACGGTGCTGACCCTGCTGGACAAGCTGGTGAACATGCTGGACACCGTCCAGGAAAACCAGCACAAGATGGAGGGCCGtcaggcagagatggagggcgCTGTGAGAGGAATCCAGGCGGACATGACCAAGCTGTccaagagccacacacacacctccaacaccGTCAGCAAGCTGCTGGACAAGAGCCGTAAAGTCTCTGTGACCAtgaaagag gttcgAGACAGGATGGAGCGTCAGGCTGGGCAGGTGAAGAAACTGGAGGCGAACCACGCCCACCTGCTGAAGAGAAACAACTTCAAAGTGCTTATATTCCAG GAGGAGAACGAGATTCCCtccagtgtgtttgtgaaggAGCCAGTGCCGTTCCCtcatgagctggaggagggggagggggaggaatccAAGGGCGTCGTGGTTGACGCCAACCGCTCTCAGGAGGAGGGGCTCCACACCATCGACCTGTCCTCGGACGAGGATGTGGGGCTGGAGGCggagaatgaggaggaggggctggaggaattGCACGAGCTGTCAGGAGAGCCCCTGGAGAGATCCAGGGCTGACAAGTTCAAACGCTCCAGCTTGAAGAAg GTGGACAGCTTGAAGAGGGCCTTCTCCAAACAGAACATAGAGAAGAAGATGACCAAGATCAGCACCAAGATCGTGTCTCAGGAGAAACGAGACAAGATCAAGAAGACCCTGAGTCCCAACAACCAGAAGAGCCTCTTCAAGGTGTCCCCTCTCACCTTCAGCATCAGGAag AGGCGGGAGTCAGAGGGCCCGCATGAAGCCGAGGCGGAGGGCTCGGCGCCCTCGGAGGGCGCCGTAGCCTCCATCGAGCTCTCCCCGGTGGGCAGCCCCGACCAGGACCTCACCTTCACTGAGGTGCACTCCCAGCTGGCCCCAGAGCTCCAGGACGAAGGCAAcgccctggagagggaggagccaggTGCTGCGCCAGAGTCCAATGGCGTACCAGAATCGGAGGAGATTCCGGAATCCGACATTCCAAAGGAGGAGCTGTtagtgagggaggaagtgagggaggaagtgagggaggaagtgagcgaGGCGTATGCCCTCTCCGCCACCCTCCCGCAGGAAGATTCCCTGTCAGCCCCGCCCTGCaatcaggaagaagaggaggaggaggggcagaatgAGAAGGAAATAGTGGTGgagcagaaagaggaggagcagaaagagatagagcaggaagaggaggagaagacagaggtggagctgaaggaggtggagcagaaagaggagaaggagaaggagagcccAGTGGAGGAAGCCCAGCCTGAAAGTATCACTTCTTAG
- the LOC136966312 gene encoding tomoregulin-2-like, translating into MIQRAGAHERNSPSMWMGTPVVFVWLTALTVTLLPAMRPLDAFPTSSLSDCQTPSGWNCSGFEEGESDIFECAPGSCQFEGECVKIGETVTCICDFKCGEDVSPVCGSDSQTYQNDCLLRRASCKLQTEIQAASLGHCPADSGSGSGDDDREVEASPPEALAEGGVAQADPSSCEICQFGAECDIDDEDVWCVCNMDCSYISFNPVCASDGRSYDNPCQVKEVSCQRQKRIEVKHLGRCHDERVRGDGGSYRGGGHISCQETHKHYCVHGECEYHGNLAVPSCSCHPGFSGLQCDQRDRSMVFVVPGSGRVRYILIASVIGALQITIITLVVLCFTRKCPPKDRKSANTQNVAAYSTDSTLRTAARLI; encoded by the exons ATGATTCAGCGAGCAGGTGCTCATGAACGCAACAGCCCGTCTATGTGGATGGGTACTCCGGTCGTATTTGTTTGGCTGACTGCTCTGACGGTGACGCTTCTACCAGCGATGAGACCCCTCGATGCCTTCCCCACGAGCTCACTCAGCGACTGCCAGACCCCCAGCGGATGGAACTGCTCCG gttttGAGGAGGGGGAATCCGACATATTCGAGTGTGCTCCTGGCTCTTGTCAAtttgagggagagtgtgtgaagATCGGAGAGACCGTCACCTGCATCTGTGACTTCAAG TGCGGTGAGGACGTGTCTCCAGTCTGTGGCTCAGACAGTCAGACTTATCAGAATGACTGTCTGTTACGTCGGGCGTCTTGTAAACTGCAGACAGAGATACAGGCCGCTTCACTGGGTCACTGCCCCGCAG ATTCTGGCTCTGGGTCTGGTGATGATGATCGTGAGGTTGAAGCATCCCCACCAG AAGCCTTGGCTGAAGGGGGTGTGGCCCAGGCAGACCCCTCCTCGTGTGAGATCTGCCAGTTTGGAGCTGAGTGTGACATTGATGACGAAGATGTGTG gtgtgtgtgtaacatggaCTGCTCCTACATCAGTTTTAACCCTGTGTGTGCATCAGACGGCCGTTCCTATGACAACCCCTGCCAGGTGAAGGAGGTGTCCTGTCAGAGGCAGAAGAGGATCGAGGTCAAGCACCTGGGCCGCTGCCATG ATGAGCGtgtgaggggggatggggggtcgTACAGAGGGGGTGGCCACATCTCCTGCCAGGAAACACACAAGCACTACTGTGTCCACGGAGAGTGTGAATACCACGGCAATCTGGCTGTACCCTcctgcag ctgtcacCCAGGGTTCAGTGGGCTCCAGTGTGACCAGAGGGACCGCAGCATGGTGTTTGTGGTTCCTGGGTCTGGTCGTGTCCGCTACATCCTTATTGCTTCAGTTATCGGAGCTCTGCAGATCACCATCATCActctggttgtgttgtgtttcacaag GAAGTGCCCTCCCAAGGACAGGAAGTCGGCCAATACGCAGAATGTGGCAGCCTACAGCACAGACAGCACACTACGCACTGCCGCACGtctcatctga
- the vps16 gene encoding vacuolar protein sorting-associated protein 16 homolog gives MAFITANWNPLGEAFYRKIELYEMGWSLRDGLKDCLVAAAPYGGPIALLKEPQRRSPSSRPQLEIYSSSGSSMASFPWKSGPVCQLGWTVCDDLLCIQEDGTVLIYDLFGTFKRHFSMGNEVTQYQVLESKVFHSPYGTGVAIVTGASRFTLATNIDDLKLRRLPEVPGLQGKPSCWAVLTQDRQSKVLLANGADLYILDNTACTAVTPPGLSPQASSILHMAVSFSYKYLALFTDSGHVWMGSSNLKNKISEVETKVRTPPKQMVWCRRPKSRQASVVIMWDRLLLVAGECKDTIQYPLEEECVLVAELDGVRLVGGARHELLQEVPAACEDIFKIASMAPGALLLEAHKEYEKSSQKADEYLREIKEQSVLGEAVRQCVEAAGYEHEPDTQKTLLRAASFGKCFLSNFPPDQFVSMCRDLRVLNAVRDYNVGIPLTHSQYKQMTVQVLIDRLVYRKLYPLAIEICRYLKTPEYQGVSRVLKHWACCKVQQKEEADDVIARAVSVKLAEAAGISYSEIATRAYECGRTELAIKLLEFEPRSGEQVPLLLKMKRSQLALSKAIESGDTDLVYTVVTYLKNEMNRGDFFMTLRNQPVALSLYRQFCKHQEQDTLKDLFNQDDDHQELGNLYVKASYKETRLEARFSLLQSAVDEYNKAKNEFAAKATEEEMKLLRLQRRLDEEKGEALLGLSVQETLEGLLASNLHKQAEQLYRDFRVPDKRYWWLKLKALAEKEDWEELEKFAKSKKSPIGYLPFVEVCMKHHNRHEAKKYVSKVTPEQKVKAHLAVGDLEGAAEAAMERRSEGEISTVLSRCSPTTDRALVEKLNRARATAAKK, from the exons ATGGCGTTCATAACAGCAAACTGGAATCCGCTCGGGGAGGCGTTTTACAG GAAAATCGAGTTGTATGAGATGGGCTGGAGTTTGCGGGATGGTTTGAAGGACTGTCTAGTGGCAGCTGCCCCTTATGGAGGACCAATAG CCCTGCTGAAGGAACCCCAGAGACGTTCCCCCAGCTCTCGTCCTCAATTAGAAATCTACTCCTCATCAGGCTCCTCCATGGCCAGCTTCCcg TGGAAGAGTGGTCCGGTGTGCCAGCTGGGCTGGACTGTGTGTGATGACCTGCTGTGCATCCAGGAGGACGGAACCGTTCTCATATACGACCTGTTCGGAACCTTCAAGAGACACTTCAGCATGGGCAAC GAGGTGACCCAGTACCAGGTTCTGGAGTCCAAGGTGTTCCACTCGCCTTACGGAACCGGCGTTGCCATAGTAACGGGGGCCTCACGGTTTACCCTGGCAACGAACATCGACGACCTGAAGTTGCGGAGGCTCCCTGAAGTTccgg GCCTCCAGGGGAAGCCTTCCTGTTGGGCGGTGCTGACTCAGGACAGACAGAGCAAAGTGCTGCTGGCCAACGGGGCTGATCTATACATACTGGACAACACAGCCTGCACTGctgtg accccgccaggcctctctcctcaggccagcaGCATCCTTCACATGGCGGTGTCCTTCAGCTACAAGTACCTGGCTCTCTTCACTGACTCTGGACACGTGTGGATGGGAAGCTCCAACCTGAAG AACAAGATCAGTGAAGTGGAGACTAAAGTCAGGACACCCCCAAAACAGATGGTCTG gtgtcggAGGCCCAAGAGCCGGCAGGCTTCAGTGGTCATCATGTGGGACCGGCTCCTCCTAGTGGCCGGGGAGTGTAAAGACACCATCCA ATAccccctggaggaggagtgtgtgttggtggcagagCTGGACGGGGTGAGGCTCGTGGGCGGGGCCAGACACGAGCTGCTCCAGGAAGTGCCTGCTGCCTGCGAGGACATCTTCAAGATCGCCTCCATGGCTCCCGGAGCTCTGCTGCTGGAGGCACACAAGgagtacgag AAGTCCAGCCAGAAGGCAGATGAGTACCTGAGAGAGATCAAGGAGCAGAGTGTGCTGggagaggcagtgaggcagTGTGTCGAGGCAGCCGGGTACGAACATGAACCAGACACCCAGAAAACACTGCTGAGG gcgGCCTCCTTTGGGAAGTGCTTCCTCAGTAACTTCCCTCCAGATCAGTTTGTCAGCATGTGCAGAGATCTGCGAGTGCTCAACGCTGTCAGAGACTACAACGTGGGAatccccctcactcactcaca ATACAAACAGATGACAGTTCAGGTCCTCATTGACAG GTTAGTGTACCGTAAGCTGTATCCTCTGGCTATTGAGATCTGTCGCTACCTGAAGACTCCAGAGTACCAAGGCGTCAGCAGGGTACTCAAGCACTGGGCCTGCTGcaag GTCCagcagaaggaggaggctgATGATGTCATAGCGCGTGCTGTGAGTGTGAAGCTGGCCGAGGCTGCAGGAATCTCCTACTCTGAGATCGCCACCAGGGCCTACGAGTGTGGCAGGACGGAGCTGGCCATTAAg TTGTTGGAGTTTGAGCCTCGTTCAGGAGAGCAGGTTCCTCTGCTGCTGAAAATGAAGAGGAGCCAGCTGGCTCTCAGCAAGGCTATCGAGAGTGGAGACACAgacctgg tttacACAGTGGTCACATACCTGAAGAACGAGATGAACAGAGGAGATTTCTTCATGACCCTCCGGAATCAACCAGTCGCCCTCAGTCTCTACAGACAG ttctgtAAGCACCAGGAGCAGGACACTTTAAAGGACCTCTTCAACCAGGATGACGACCACCAAGAGCTGGGCAACCTGTATGTGAAGGCCAGCTACAAGGAGAcg aggctggaggctcgcttctctctgctgcagaGTGCTGTGGACGAGTACAACAAGGCCAAGAATGAGTTTGCTGCCAag gcgacggaggaggagatgaagctgCTGCGTTTGCAGCGGCGTCTggatgaggagaagggggaggctctgctgggcctgtctgtccagGAAACCCTGGAGGGACTGCTGGCCTCCAACCTGCACAAGCAGGCCGAGCAGCTCTACAGAGACTTCCGGGTGCCCgacaagag GTACTGGTGGCTGAAGTTGAAGGCCCTGGCAGAGAAGGAAGACTGGGAGGAGCTCGAGAAATTCGCCAAAAGCAAAAAGTCTCCTATAGGCTACCTG ccgtTTGTCGAGGTGTGTATGAAACACCACAACAGGCACGAGGCCAAGAAGTACGTCTCCAAGGTGACGCCGGAACAGAAGGTCAAAGCTCACCTGGCAGTAGG